Proteins encoded within one genomic window of Dyadobacter chenhuakuii:
- a CDS encoding cation-translocating P-type ATPase: MQTVNTIESPGLNDAQVLASRDRFGRNCLKEKSRSEFFEALISLVKEPMLILLMIAASIYFFTGSVQEGLMMIGAIVLISIISLYQDTKSRSALEKLRQFTQPKSLVIRNGIESPIPVEDIVVGDLLVLEEGVRIAADGIVKKAHDFSVDESILTGESLSVFRYVSQPVYQGTLVASGRAVCKVTSIGNKTRLAQIGESLDSIEVGKTPLQIQINQLVRNMAFIGAVVFVFVWAINYGRSQNVLDSLMKALTLAMSILPEEIPVAFTTFMALGAFRLMKMGVIVKDAKTIEALGSASVICTDKTGTITENRMSLAGIYLPTEDAIVSIADKPGKETIHVLSTAMWASEPEPFDPMEIALHQACQELPGKDERADFQMVHEYPLSGLPPMMTHIFENGAGIRIVAAKGAPEAISSVCRLSGEKNRRVLNAVNEFTKKGYRVLGVGQSSFSRKQFPEQQQQIEFRFAGLIAFYDPPKKNIQSVLESFYRAGIQIKIITGDNAATTQNIASQIGFRGTENVLLGQSLIGEDDQDLRKTVTGTWIFARMFPEAKLRVINALKANGEIVAMIGDGVNDGPALKAANIGIAMGKKGSEIAKQASALILQNDDLSGMVDAIAAGRRIYTNLKKAIRYIISIHIPVILTVFVPLLLGWKYAEVFTPVHVIFFELIMGPTCSIVYENEPADKDVLSQPPRPFSSSLFRTNELLFSMLQGLVITAGLFSVYWYGLNTGCSETMTRSLVFISLISANFFLTLSNRSFHKSLFTTLKYKNDLIGWVLTISVSLCVLILLNSTLRSLFKLDAVNIAQALLCILVGFISVSWHEIYKYWKEDGTKGSY, from the coding sequence GTGCAAACTGTAAATACTATTGAAAGCCCGGGCTTAAATGATGCGCAAGTTCTGGCATCAAGGGATAGGTTTGGGCGGAATTGTCTGAAAGAGAAATCGCGAAGCGAATTTTTTGAAGCACTGATATCGCTAGTGAAAGAGCCTATGCTGATACTGCTTATGATCGCTGCCAGTATTTATTTTTTTACAGGCTCTGTTCAGGAAGGTCTTATGATGATTGGTGCAATTGTGCTGATCTCCATTATTTCGCTTTATCAGGATACAAAAAGCAGAAGCGCGCTGGAAAAGCTCAGGCAATTTACACAGCCTAAAAGCCTTGTTATCAGAAATGGCATCGAATCACCGATTCCAGTTGAAGACATTGTTGTAGGGGATTTGCTGGTTCTTGAAGAGGGCGTGCGGATTGCAGCGGACGGCATAGTTAAAAAGGCGCACGATTTCTCAGTCGACGAATCGATTTTAACCGGCGAATCATTGTCTGTTTTCAGATATGTTTCCCAGCCCGTTTACCAGGGTACCCTCGTTGCCAGCGGCCGTGCAGTCTGCAAGGTGACATCTATTGGAAATAAAACACGCCTGGCCCAGATTGGCGAAAGTCTTGACTCGATTGAAGTAGGGAAAACGCCACTGCAAATTCAGATCAATCAGCTGGTAAGAAATATGGCATTCATTGGGGCTGTCGTGTTTGTATTTGTCTGGGCCATCAACTACGGCAGATCACAAAACGTGCTGGATAGTTTAATGAAGGCACTTACCCTGGCAATGAGCATCTTGCCCGAGGAAATACCGGTTGCCTTTACCACGTTTATGGCCCTCGGTGCATTTCGCCTGATGAAAATGGGCGTAATTGTCAAAGATGCAAAGACTATTGAGGCGCTGGGAAGCGCAAGCGTGATCTGCACGGACAAAACAGGCACGATCACTGAAAACCGGATGTCGCTGGCCGGGATCTATCTTCCTACCGAAGATGCAATCGTTTCGATCGCTGATAAACCAGGCAAGGAAACCATTCACGTCTTGTCAACAGCCATGTGGGCAAGTGAGCCCGAACCCTTCGATCCTATGGAAATCGCACTGCATCAGGCATGTCAAGAGCTGCCTGGCAAAGATGAGCGAGCTGACTTCCAGATGGTACATGAATACCCGCTGAGTGGCTTGCCGCCGATGATGACACACATATTTGAGAACGGAGCTGGAATAAGGATCGTGGCGGCTAAAGGCGCGCCAGAGGCTATCTCATCGGTATGCAGGTTGAGCGGCGAAAAGAACAGGCGCGTTTTAAATGCAGTCAATGAATTCACCAAAAAAGGGTACCGGGTTTTAGGTGTGGGCCAGAGTAGTTTTTCCAGGAAGCAGTTTCCGGAACAACAGCAGCAAATCGAATTCCGTTTTGCAGGACTGATTGCATTTTACGATCCTCCTAAGAAGAACATCCAATCCGTACTTGAATCATTTTACAGAGCTGGTATACAGATAAAGATAATTACCGGCGACAATGCCGCCACAACCCAGAATATTGCGTCCCAAATCGGGTTTCGTGGCACGGAAAATGTCCTGCTTGGCCAGAGCCTTATCGGAGAGGATGATCAGGATCTTCGAAAAACGGTAACAGGTACCTGGATTTTTGCACGTATGTTTCCCGAGGCCAAACTTCGGGTCATCAATGCGCTGAAAGCCAACGGGGAAATTGTGGCAATGATCGGCGATGGCGTAAATGATGGCCCGGCGCTCAAAGCGGCGAACATTGGCATAGCCATGGGCAAAAAAGGAAGTGAGATTGCCAAACAAGCGTCTGCACTCATTCTGCAAAATGATGATTTGTCCGGAATGGTGGACGCCATTGCTGCCGGGAGAAGAATTTATACCAACCTGAAAAAAGCGATCCGGTACATCATTTCCATTCACATACCCGTCATCCTGACCGTATTTGTACCACTGCTGCTAGGATGGAAGTATGCTGAGGTTTTTACTCCTGTGCACGTGATCTTTTTTGAACTGATTATGGGCCCAACGTGCTCGATCGTCTACGAAAATGAGCCCGCCGACAAAGATGTTTTATCGCAGCCGCCGCGCCCTTTCTCCAGCAGCTTGTTTAGGACAAACGAACTGCTGTTTAGCATGCTTCAGGGCCTGGTCATTACGGCAGGTTTGTTTAGCGTTTACTGGTATGGGTTAAACACTGGCTGCTCAGAGACGATGACCAGATCGCTGGTCTTTATCAGTCTTATTTCGGCTAATTTCTTTCTGACGCTATCCAACCGCTCATTTCATAAATCACTCTTTACGACCTTGAAATACAAAAATGACCTCATTGGATGGGTCTTAACGATTTCGGTCTCCCTATGCGTTCTAATACTTCTTAATTCCACCCTGAGAAGCTTGTTTAAGCTCGACGCTGTGAATATAGCCCAGGCTTTACTTTGCATTTTGGTTGGCTTTATTTCCGTTAGCTGGCATGAGATATATAAGTACTGGAAGGAGGATGGGACTAAAGGCAGTTATTGA
- a CDS encoding universal stress protein, with protein sequence MKTILVPIDFSENADKALAAAKQIAAKTGAKLLIMYAYQPYVGDFMIPESIVTAPIYQQLKDDYRTKLNERVSRAQQEGYLADAIWETGSVETAVLKQAKENSADLIVVGRTGHAAFLDKLIGSAATGIALQAHCPVLIIPPNNEVIRFDQFVYATQLEFDEKEILLDVIALTKQLKSKLRLVKVNSDEQLDIQPDGQYIDEIEHELGIGRGEITILNSDHVMDRLEKYCGQIKADLLIVSNRRRGFLEKLLNPSMTKKLTMDTQVPLLVYHKESVKDGLKAPMVILG encoded by the coding sequence ATGAAAACGATCCTAGTACCAATAGACTTTTCCGAAAATGCTGATAAGGCACTAGCGGCTGCCAAGCAAATCGCAGCTAAAACCGGTGCAAAGCTACTGATCATGTATGCCTACCAGCCTTATGTTGGGGACTTTATGATCCCCGAATCCATCGTTACTGCGCCCATCTATCAGCAGTTGAAAGACGATTACCGCACAAAACTAAACGAGCGAGTGTCCAGGGCACAACAAGAAGGCTACCTGGCGGATGCCATATGGGAAACGGGCAGCGTAGAAACGGCTGTACTCAAACAAGCAAAAGAAAACTCCGCCGATCTGATCGTAGTCGGAAGAACTGGTCACGCAGCGTTTCTCGACAAATTAATAGGCAGCGCAGCAACCGGTATAGCACTGCAAGCGCATTGCCCAGTCCTGATTATACCGCCAAACAATGAGGTAATTAGGTTTGATCAGTTTGTTTATGCTACTCAACTGGAATTTGATGAGAAGGAAATATTGCTCGATGTCATCGCTCTGACTAAACAGTTAAAAAGTAAGCTCCGACTGGTAAAAGTGAATTCGGATGAGCAGCTCGACATCCAACCGGATGGGCAGTATATTGACGAAATAGAGCATGAGCTTGGCATTGGTCGCGGCGAGATTACGATATTAAATAGTGACCATGTGATGGACCGGCTGGAGAAATACTGCGGTCAAATAAAGGCGGACCTGCTGATCGTTTCTAACCGCCGTAGAGGCTTTCTTGAAAAGCTCCTTAACCCCTCGATGACAAAAAAGTTGACGATGGATACCCAGGTTCCACTATTGGTCTATCACAAAGAGTCGGTTAAAGACGGGCTCAAAGCACCGATGGTGATCCTGGGCTGA
- a CDS encoding alpha-amylase family glycosyl hydrolase codes for MSGSNTVNSIFDIDLSPKPGKTYWADGNREWREEFIYFLLIDRFHDDLERAPEDKPNRQTGFGNADQLQRICGGTLSGITRHLDYIRDLGCTALWLSPVFQNNGFSYHGYAVENYMDVDQRFGTKKDLEDLVEKAHSYDIKVFLDIVLHHSGDNWTYPGDEKYYYYQGAVFPFESWRSADLPVPIELRNPELYWRKGQIRNFDAYPETREGDFENLKSYKNDASPEALLVQQILTKIHCYWIRETDVDGFRIDAVKHMGEETVSQFCSHVREYAYKLGKRNFFFFGEFVGPEEMYNRYIGPKTSVMIEDKAIYFGLNSVLDFPLYHILADVIRGVSKPQKLVERYESLRQGAMGRGEFGEFLVTFIDNHDQLGQLIKRRFGKEASENQIIAGIGFLLCALGTPCIYYGTEQGFDGSGEKDFNVREAMFSLQDPRVNALNKSCRIYQQIAALAKLRKENAALRFGRMYMRKLSVDGKDFMLPTFEKCLLAFSRVLYDEEIVVAYNSSQDENDEEYVRVDPLLNPQGSSLRFIYGQQGSVNVLLNEEGNKHFIKLKLEPGQFVVLTNKS; via the coding sequence ATGAGCGGAAGCAACACAGTGAATTCCATCTTTGATATTGATCTGTCACCTAAGCCAGGTAAGACCTACTGGGCTGATGGTAACCGGGAGTGGCGTGAGGAATTTATCTACTTTCTTTTAATAGACCGCTTTCATGATGATCTTGAAAGAGCGCCTGAGGACAAGCCAAACAGACAAACCGGCTTTGGGAATGCAGATCAGCTTCAGAGAATTTGTGGCGGGACACTCAGCGGGATTACCCGTCACTTGGACTATATCCGGGACCTGGGTTGCACAGCATTATGGCTGAGCCCGGTGTTTCAGAATAATGGCTTTTCATATCATGGTTATGCGGTGGAGAATTACATGGACGTTGACCAGAGATTTGGAACAAAAAAGGATCTTGAAGACCTCGTCGAAAAGGCACATAGTTATGATATCAAAGTCTTTTTGGATATCGTCTTGCATCATTCCGGGGACAACTGGACTTATCCGGGCGATGAAAAATATTACTATTATCAGGGGGCAGTATTTCCATTTGAGTCTTGGCGCTCAGCCGATTTACCTGTCCCAATTGAGCTGAGAAATCCCGAGCTTTACTGGCGAAAAGGGCAAATCCGAAATTTCGATGCATACCCGGAAACGCGCGAAGGTGATTTTGAGAATCTTAAGAGCTACAAAAATGATGCTTCTCCGGAGGCTCTGCTGGTTCAGCAGATCCTGACCAAAATACATTGTTACTGGATCAGGGAAACAGACGTCGACGGTTTCCGGATTGATGCCGTCAAGCATATGGGGGAGGAAACCGTTAGTCAATTTTGTTCACACGTACGTGAGTACGCTTACAAGTTAGGAAAACGTAATTTCTTCTTTTTTGGAGAGTTTGTCGGTCCCGAAGAGATGTACAACCGGTATATCGGCCCGAAAACTTCTGTGATGATAGAAGATAAGGCCATTTATTTTGGGCTTAATTCTGTCCTGGATTTTCCGCTCTACCATATTCTGGCTGATGTGATCCGTGGTGTCTCTAAACCGCAAAAGCTGGTCGAGCGTTATGAATCACTCCGCCAGGGAGCGATGGGCAGAGGTGAGTTTGGTGAGTTCCTGGTAACCTTTATTGATAACCACGATCAGCTGGGGCAGCTGATAAAGCGGCGTTTTGGTAAGGAAGCTTCTGAAAACCAAATAATTGCAGGCATCGGATTTTTGCTGTGCGCACTGGGTACGCCCTGCATTTACTATGGCACTGAGCAGGGGTTTGATGGCTCAGGTGAAAAGGATTTCAATGTTCGCGAAGCGATGTTCAGCTTACAGGATCCCAGAGTAAATGCCTTGAACAAATCCTGCCGGATCTACCAGCAGATCGCTGCTCTGGCTAAACTCAGAAAGGAAAATGCAGCGCTCAGGTTCGGGCGTATGTATATGCGCAAACTTTCGGTGGACGGAAAGGATTTCATGCTTCCCACATTTGAAAAATGCCTGCTGGCGTTTTCACGGGTCCTATATGATGAAGAAATTGTGGTTGCTTACAACAGCTCTCAGGATGAGAACGATGAAGAGTACGTCCGGGTAGATCCGCTACTGAACCCGCAAGGGAGCTCACTTAGGTTTATTTACGGACAGCAAGGCAGCGTAAATGTCCTTTTGAATGAAGAGGGTAACAAGCATTTTATCAAGCTGAAACTGGAACCCGGCCAATTCGTTGTCCTAACTAACAAAAGCTAA